A stretch of the Chitinophagaceae bacterium genome encodes the following:
- a CDS encoding Gfo/Idh/MocA family oxidoreductase, which produces MKKITFAIVGFGHIGKRHAQIIVDHPHADLMAIADIDERQKTNADKFNLPFFSSIEDLLDESPAPDVICICTPNGLHAPMAIAALEKGCHVLVEKPMGLTKASCEEVIFTSLKMSKQVFCVMQNRYSPPSQWLKQMVDKNKLGKIYSVQINCYWNRDDRYYHPSAIRNATDWKGTTTLDGGPLFTQFSHFIDMMYWLFGDITNIHARFENNNHQHSTEFSDDSGIVHFNFVNGGLGSFNYSTSVWDKNLESSITIIGENGSIKVGGQYMENVEYCHIKNYEMPPLAPVNPPNDYGAYKGSAANHQFVIQNAVDTLLGKSTITTNALEGMKVVEIIERIYALK; this is translated from the coding sequence ATGAAAAAAATAACTTTCGCCATTGTTGGATTCGGGCACATCGGAAAACGGCATGCTCAAATAATTGTTGACCATCCTCATGCTGACTTAATGGCCATCGCAGATATTGATGAACGCCAAAAAACCAATGCCGATAAATTCAATCTCCCGTTTTTCAGTTCAATAGAGGACTTATTAGATGAGAGCCCTGCGCCAGATGTTATTTGTATCTGTACGCCAAATGGATTGCATGCTCCAATGGCCATTGCTGCATTGGAAAAAGGATGTCATGTGCTGGTGGAAAAACCGATGGGTCTAACTAAAGCATCGTGTGAAGAAGTGATTTTTACTTCTTTAAAAATGTCAAAGCAGGTTTTTTGTGTGATGCAAAACAGGTACAGTCCACCTTCGCAATGGCTTAAACAAATGGTGGATAAAAACAAATTGGGAAAGATTTATTCCGTACAAATTAACTGTTATTGGAACCGGGACGACCGGTATTATCATCCATCAGCAATAAGAAATGCCACTGACTGGAAAGGTACCACCACTTTAGACGGAGGTCCTTTGTTTACACAATTCAGCCATTTCATAGATATGATGTATTGGCTCTTCGGAGATATCACAAACATTCACGCCCGGTTCGAAAATAATAATCATCAACATTCCACAGAATTCAGCGACGATAGTGGCATCGTGCATTTTAATTTTGTGAATGGAGGATTGGGTTCATTCAATTATTCCACCTCTGTATGGGATAAAAACCTGGAGAGCAGCATCACCATCATCGGTGAAAACGGAAGCATAAAAGTGGGTGGTCAGTACATGGAAAATGTGGAATACTGCCATATCAAAAATTATGAAATGCCTCCATTAGCTCCTGTCAATCCACCCAATGATTATGGCGCTTACAAAGGCAGCGCTGCCAATCACCAATTTGTGATACAAAATGCAGTAGATACCTTGCTCGGCAAATCAACTATTACGACTAATGCATTGGAAGGAATGAAAGTGGTGGAGATCATTGAAAGAATTTATGCGTTGAAATAG
- a CDS encoding undecaprenyl-phosphate glucose phosphotransferase, giving the protein MLREKFRLYSIINLFGDIFLLLLSFLLGYLIIWGDFKANFRDFFLQASLAMTVCWLVVSYFLELYTPKRFEQFEKSFSKHFQAIVFHAMLLSTVILLFTSYSWPGILFLYGYFFFIILDTLLRIGLMFRLRNERLSGKNSFRVIVVGGDGMGQRMFDTLNDYTGYGFKPLGIFDDKLPAGSAHQLDGTIEDAKKFAIENNIDEIFCALPLRETVKINQLLRFAEDHLIRFKVVPDFSAFHNRNITVDFYGFYPVISLQPEPLANIFNQMIKRSFDIVFSSFVIIFILSWLIPLVALLIKLDSKGPVFYFQNRSGKDYQIFKIFKFRTMTVTEGDTDFVQAQKNDARITKVGKYLRKLNIDELPQFLNVWLGDMSVVGPRPHPIKLNEIYRSIVEKYMTRHLAKPGLTGLAQIRGFRGETADPTMMNGRVIADVFYIENWSFLLDIKIILLTIWNMVKGEKNAY; this is encoded by the coding sequence ATGCTTCGCGAAAAGTTCAGACTGTATTCCATCATAAATCTTTTTGGCGATATATTTTTGCTTCTGCTTTCTTTTCTATTGGGATACCTGATTATCTGGGGCGATTTCAAAGCAAATTTCAGAGATTTCTTCTTACAGGCTTCTTTGGCTATGACAGTTTGCTGGCTCGTGGTTTCCTATTTCCTCGAACTCTATACTCCAAAACGTTTCGAACAATTTGAAAAGTCATTTTCAAAACACTTCCAGGCGATTGTATTTCATGCGATGCTGCTATCCACCGTAATCCTGTTATTTACAAGCTATAGCTGGCCCGGTATACTATTCTTATATGGTTATTTTTTCTTCATCATCCTTGACACACTGCTGCGTATCGGCCTGATGTTCAGACTCCGTAATGAACGGCTTTCAGGCAAAAATTCATTTCGTGTAATTGTAGTCGGTGGCGACGGCATGGGTCAAAGAATGTTTGATACACTGAATGATTATACCGGTTATGGTTTTAAACCGTTGGGTATTTTTGACGACAAACTTCCTGCCGGCTCAGCGCACCAATTAGATGGTACCATTGAAGACGCAAAAAAATTTGCCATTGAAAATAACATAGATGAAATATTCTGTGCACTGCCGCTTCGTGAAACGGTAAAGATCAATCAGTTACTCCGGTTTGCAGAAGACCATCTTATCCGCTTTAAAGTAGTTCCTGATTTCAGCGCATTTCACAATCGCAATATCACTGTAGACTTCTATGGTTTCTATCCTGTCATCTCTCTTCAGCCCGAACCATTAGCCAATATCTTCAACCAGATGATCAAGCGAAGTTTCGACATCGTTTTTTCATCCTTTGTAATTATTTTCATTTTGAGCTGGTTGATTCCCCTGGTTGCATTGCTGATAAAGCTTGATTCAAAAGGACCCGTTTTTTATTTTCAGAACCGTTCAGGAAAAGACTATCAGATTTTCAAAATCTTTAAGTTTCGCACCATGACAGTTACGGAAGGCGACACTGATTTCGTTCAGGCGCAAAAAAATGATGCCCGTATCACTAAGGTTGGAAAATACTTGCGCAAGCTCAATATTGATGAACTACCGCAATTCCTGAATGTATGGCTCGGCGATATGAGTGTAGTAGGTCCACGGCCCCATCCTATTAAGCTGAATGAAATTTACCGTTCCATCGTAGAAAAATACATGACACGGCACCTTGCAAAACCCGGCCTCACCGGACTGGCACAGATTCGTGGATTCAGGGGCGAAACAGCAGATCCAACAATGATGAACGGCCGCGTTATAGCAGATGTTTTTTATATCGAGAACTGGAGTTTTCTGCTCGACATAAAAATTATCCTTTTAACTATATGGAATATGGTGAAGGGAGAAAAGAACGCTTATTAA
- a CDS encoding oligosaccharide flippase family protein — protein sequence MFRSLLPKSDFYRHVLTLMSGTVIAQIIPILLSPILSRIYTPDEFGVFSMFTSIAAAVAVVATFRYELAIMLPEKETTAINLLRLSFLITITLSLFLLIIIVLFQHQLPDFLSTPELSSFQFYLPVILLFAGGAQALNYWISRQKKFHLLAAGKIGQTGITGIASIVFGSLNFSSAGLIIGAVAGQFTSFLIYAAGSFRKIISLESFVSRKNILENFRHYKTFLFVNTPHALLGVFQDILVIFLINHFFSKTALGSYAFGFRILKVPAAFIGAAMFQVYFQRASTLKTDAKNLQALTKSVYLQMSLVGVPIFTFIAVLAPPLFSWVFGDEWKHAGEIAQLISPWLLLNFIFSPVAAITIVLNKQQWAIWFAVADTLLRCAAITIGGLQQNEQLAFLLLSAGSGSLLLYALYWFYHLPMRSIKNAEST from the coding sequence ATGTTCCGCTCCCTTTTACCCAAATCGGATTTTTATCGCCATGTACTCACCCTCATGAGCGGAACGGTGATTGCACAAATCATCCCCATCCTTTTATCACCAATTCTCTCACGCATCTATACACCGGATGAATTTGGCGTCTTCTCGATGTTCACTTCCATCGCTGCAGCCGTTGCTGTGGTGGCCACCTTCCGCTATGAATTGGCCATCATGCTTCCTGAAAAAGAAACCACTGCCATCAACCTGCTCCGGCTTTCCTTTCTGATCACCATCACTTTAAGTTTGTTTTTGCTGATCATCATCGTTCTTTTTCAGCATCAACTTCCAGACTTCTTATCTACACCGGAGCTCAGCAGCTTTCAATTTTATCTTCCGGTCATCCTCTTATTTGCCGGCGGCGCGCAAGCGCTGAACTACTGGATATCGCGACAGAAAAAATTCCATTTACTGGCTGCAGGCAAGATCGGACAAACAGGCATCACAGGAATTGCAAGCATTGTGTTCGGTTCACTGAATTTTTCTTCTGCCGGCCTGATCATTGGCGCGGTTGCCGGTCAGTTCACGTCTTTTTTAATTTATGCAGCGGGTTCATTCAGAAAAATAATATCTCTTGAATCCTTTGTTTCCCGAAAAAATATTCTTGAAAACTTTCGCCACTACAAAACATTTCTGTTTGTCAATACACCACATGCATTGCTTGGCGTATTCCAGGATATCCTGGTGATTTTTCTCATCAATCATTTTTTTTCAAAAACAGCATTGGGATCTTACGCATTCGGATTCAGGATCTTAAAAGTACCAGCAGCGTTTATTGGTGCTGCGATGTTCCAGGTTTATTTTCAACGCGCCAGCACATTGAAAACGGATGCAAAAAATTTGCAGGCACTCACTAAAAGTGTTTACCTTCAAATGAGCCTGGTAGGCGTGCCGATCTTCACGTTCATTGCAGTGCTCGCACCACCCTTATTTTCCTGGGTTTTTGGAGATGAATGGAAACATGCAGGTGAAATTGCTCAGCTTATCAGTCCATGGTTGTTGCTGAATTTCATCTTCAGTCCTGTTGCCGCCATCACCATCGTGTTGAACAAACAACAATGGGCAATCTGGTTTGCAGTGGCGGACACGTTGCTGAGATGCGCAGCTATCACGATAGGCGGACTTCAACAAAATGAACAACTGGCCTTCCTGCTGCTGAGTGCTGGCAGCGGAAGTTTACTTTTGTATGCTTTATACTGGTTTTATCACTTGCCAATGCGTAGCATAAAAAATGCTGAATCAACATGA
- a CDS encoding carboxypeptidase-like regulatory domain-containing protein has translation MQRINQHNAINISLKHKYLLLLLFILSQYPSALCQTLLSGTVVDSNSKIPLPFVNIGIEHKNIGTTSQKDGFFSINIPLKNQDDTLTFSLVGYDDLRIAVKEIISSNTKYFALPIKSITLSNITISASRLVEKNFGIEKNNALIHFTDGSTNQKDIFEIAQLMKFDTSLSKITAVNLFIDEPGNEPVTFRINFYAFDGNMPGNKIVEKNIVQTHEMKAGWLKFDLSDQNIYLRGNFIVSIEFIPSTNPDKTAVYYEIKLGGGAKSFVRTSSQGTWGIPPHHYRMFVTALVPDNKKYYNTDNDEKETVPTTSLYSAFVKDSFFLFIQTPAEYEKKKNQNYPVIFLLDANAYFDIVANAMNEKSIAAILVGVGYKDVLQMDSLRQRDYTFPVALVADSFSISGGANQFLRFFENELLPYIDTTYRTDKSNRTIMGHSLGGYFALFMLLTELKDKTNYFKNFVAASPSLDYYHQYLLQQFQNITEIENAKRSVLLTTGEKEKEENVEANAIHSDSFTLLVKQLTATKFNSINTYNIIYPGAEHMATAVPTFTQSLQIIK, from the coding sequence GTGCAACGAATCAATCAACACAATGCTATCAATATTTCGCTAAAGCATAAATATCTTTTGCTGCTCCTGTTCATTTTATCGCAATATCCTTCAGCATTGTGCCAAACGCTTTTATCAGGAACAGTAGTAGATTCAAACAGCAAAATTCCTTTACCTTTTGTAAACATTGGCATTGAACATAAAAACATAGGAACTACTTCTCAGAAGGATGGATTCTTTTCAATCAATATTCCGTTAAAAAATCAGGACGACACTTTAACTTTCTCTTTAGTTGGTTATGACGACCTGCGTATTGCGGTTAAAGAAATAATTTCCTCCAACACAAAATATTTCGCGCTCCCAATCAAGAGTATTACGCTAAGCAACATCACGATTTCAGCCAGCAGATTGGTGGAAAAAAACTTCGGCATAGAAAAAAACAATGCACTTATTCATTTCACAGACGGCAGCACCAATCAAAAAGATATCTTCGAAATCGCACAACTGATGAAGTTCGACACATCGCTCTCCAAAATCACTGCTGTTAATTTATTTATCGATGAACCTGGAAATGAACCGGTAACCTTCAGAATTAACTTTTATGCATTCGACGGCAACATGCCCGGAAACAAAATAGTTGAGAAAAACATCGTGCAAACGCATGAAATGAAAGCAGGCTGGTTAAAATTTGACCTGTCAGATCAGAACATTTACCTCCGAGGAAATTTTATCGTTTCCATTGAATTTATTCCATCAACAAACCCTGATAAAACTGCGGTTTATTATGAAATAAAGTTAGGTGGCGGAGCAAAAAGTTTTGTGAGAACAAGCAGCCAGGGAACCTGGGGCATTCCACCTCATCACTACCGGATGTTCGTTACCGCGCTTGTTCCGGACAATAAGAAATACTACAACACTGATAATGATGAAAAAGAAACGGTACCAACCACCAGCTTGTATTCCGCATTTGTAAAAGATTCTTTTTTCCTTTTTATACAGACACCCGCGGAATACGAAAAAAAGAAAAATCAAAACTATCCTGTCATTTTCCTGTTAGATGCAAATGCTTATTTTGATATTGTAGCAAATGCAATGAATGAAAAATCTATAGCTGCAATCTTAGTAGGTGTGGGATATAAAGATGTTTTGCAAATGGATTCACTAAGGCAGCGTGATTACACCTTTCCGGTCGCCTTGGTTGCTGACAGCTTTTCGATCAGCGGTGGAGCCAACCAGTTCCTCCGTTTTTTTGAAAATGAATTATTGCCTTACATTGACACCACGTACAGAACAGATAAAAGCAACCGGACAATCATGGGACATTCTTTGGGAGGGTATTTTGCTTTGTTTATGTTGCTGACAGAATTGAAAGATAAAACCAACTATTTCAAAAATTTTGTTGCCGCAAGTCCTTCACTGGACTATTACCATCAATATCTCCTGCAACAATTTCAAAACATTACCGAAATTGAAAATGCGAAGCGAAGCGTGTTACTTACCACGGGAGAAAAGGAAAAGGAGGAAAATGTTGAAGCAAACGCCATTCATTCAGATAGTTTCACGCTCCTTGTGAAGCAACTTACAGCAACAAAATTTAACAGCATCAATACATACAATATCATTTATCCTGGCGCTGAACACATGGCCAC
- a CDS encoding acyltransferase has product MHRMRRHYFHDQIPEMIWGYTTPEGNHLSQVRISNTTFINSKENLVLGNHVFIGHYNMIDASNDLVIEEGCQVTNFVSILTHSSHQSIRLYGSEYAKHSEHIGYIKGKVVIGKYSFIGPHSVIMPGTTIGKGSSVSAFSYVKGNFPPFSILAGNPAIVVGDTRKMDQPFLDAHPEIKTFYNSWSQ; this is encoded by the coding sequence ATGCACCGTATGAGGCGCCATTACTTCCACGATCAGATTCCGGAAATGATCTGGGGATATACAACTCCTGAGGGAAACCACCTTTCACAAGTTCGCATCAGCAACACAACCTTTATAAACAGTAAAGAAAATCTGGTGCTTGGTAATCATGTTTTTATCGGGCATTACAACATGATTGATGCGAGTAACGATTTAGTCATTGAAGAAGGCTGTCAGGTTACAAATTTTGTAAGCATTCTCACCCACTCAAGTCATCAATCCATTCGTTTGTATGGAAGTGAATATGCGAAACACAGCGAGCACATCGGTTATATAAAAGGTAAAGTGGTGATCGGAAAATATTCATTCATCGGACCGCATTCCGTAATCATGCCCGGAACAACTATTGGAAAGGGAAGCAGCGTAAGTGCATTCAGTTATGTGAAGGGAAATTTCCCTCCTTTTTCCATCCTCGCGGGAAATCCTGCCATTGTGGTGGGTGATACAAGAAAAATGGATCAGCCGTTTTTAGATGCACATCCGGAAATAAAAACATTTTACAATTCATGGAGCCAATAA
- a CDS encoding glycosyltransferase family 4 protein, translating to MKKLLIIGMNSVHTYNFIQLIEGYFDEVMLITDSINEKYSGNSRAIDFSVANSWRFLSTVSGIKKTVLAFQPSVIHIHQANTAAWFVLRAIRALQQTSIVTAWGSDILINPERGFFYRKMVEQILKNANYFTADARFLAEKMKQLSKNDIAVEVINFGIDPIFKSTKELETFFPQKENIIYSNRLHKKLYRIDHIIKAFALFSKQNNKAWKLVIAATGVETENLQQLVHSLGIEKQVAFAGWVNAEENATWYRKAKIFVSYPESDATSVSLLEGMSAGCIPLLSDLPANREWITNHVNGIVTEQLSANDFQNAMQLCNPQTAVANIITIQKKATKALSRKLFLDLYDRAIAHS from the coding sequence TTGAAAAAATTATTAATCATAGGAATGAATTCGGTTCATACCTATAACTTCATTCAATTGATTGAAGGTTATTTTGATGAAGTCATGCTCATCACTGATTCCATCAACGAAAAATATTCCGGCAACTCCAGGGCAATTGATTTCTCAGTCGCGAATTCCTGGCGTTTTCTTTCCACCGTATCCGGAATAAAAAAAACAGTGCTGGCTTTTCAACCTTCCGTCATTCATATCCACCAGGCAAATACCGCTGCATGGTTTGTGCTAAGGGCTATTCGTGCATTACAACAGACATCTATTGTAACAGCATGGGGAAGTGATATCCTGATAAACCCTGAACGTGGATTTTTCTACCGTAAAATGGTGGAGCAGATTTTGAAAAACGCAAATTACTTTACGGCTGATGCGCGTTTCCTTGCAGAAAAAATGAAACAGCTTTCCAAAAATGATATTGCTGTTGAAGTAATCAACTTCGGTATTGATCCAATATTCAAGAGCACGAAAGAGTTGGAAACATTTTTCCCGCAAAAGGAAAATATCATCTACTCCAACCGGCTTCATAAAAAACTATACAGGATCGATCATATCATTAAGGCATTCGCGCTTTTCAGTAAGCAAAATAACAAAGCGTGGAAACTCGTGATTGCCGCAACAGGTGTTGAAACAGAAAATCTTCAGCAACTTGTTCATTCCTTGGGCATTGAAAAGCAGGTTGCATTTGCCGGTTGGGTGAATGCTGAGGAAAATGCAACCTGGTACCGTAAAGCAAAAATTTTTGTGAGCTATCCTGAAAGCGACGCAACTTCTGTAAGCCTGCTGGAAGGGATGAGCGCGGGTTGCATTCCGCTGTTGTCAGATCTGCCGGCAAACAGGGAATGGATCACAAACCATGTCAATGGAATTGTTACGGAACAACTTTCCGCCAATGATTTTCAAAACGCGATGCAACTTTGCAACCCTCAAACTGCTGTTGCAAACATTATTACCATACAAAAGAAAGCAACCAAAGCGCTTAGCCGGAAATTATTTCTTGATCTTTACGACCGCGCCATCGCCCATTCATGA
- a CDS encoding glycosyltransferase family 4 protein, translated as MKVCHLTSVHPTFDTRIFVKECSSLAAAGFDVTLIAPAERDEEKNGVKILAVKKNHSRLSRMITTVNEVYRKATSVDAHLYHFHDPELIRVGLKLKQQGHKVIYDAHEDVPRQLLAKHYLPSFSRKLIASRFEKYENDAAAKFDQVITVTPLLEKRFKSINRNTTQICNFPSLHEFLKHDINWQHRKNEICYIGGITAIRGIREMVKSMEECDTKLHLGGEFSPRSLRDEVGSFNGWKKVQEYGFMNREQVKSVLSICKAGLVLLHPTENYVEAYPVKMFEYMAAGIPVIASDFTFWKEIIDTFQCGICVDPLNTKSIADAINYLLSNDDAALQMGINGRKAIESTFNWEQEEKKLISIYRQLLNPS; from the coding sequence ATGAAAGTCTGTCACCTCACTTCTGTTCATCCAACTTTCGACACGCGAATATTTGTAAAAGAATGTTCATCGCTGGCTGCTGCCGGGTTTGATGTTACACTGATTGCACCTGCTGAAAGGGATGAAGAAAAAAACGGTGTAAAAATTTTAGCCGTTAAAAAAAATCATTCCCGTTTGTCACGAATGATTACTACCGTGAATGAAGTATATAGAAAAGCAACTTCTGTAGATGCTCACCTTTATCACTTCCATGATCCGGAACTTATTCGTGTGGGATTAAAATTGAAACAACAAGGACATAAAGTTATTTATGATGCTCATGAAGATGTGCCCCGGCAATTGCTTGCCAAACATTACCTGCCTTCCTTTTCCAGAAAACTGATCGCATCCCGTTTTGAGAAATATGAAAATGATGCTGCCGCAAAATTCGACCAGGTAATTACGGTAACGCCATTGCTTGAAAAACGGTTTAAATCCATCAATCGCAACACCACACAGATTTGCAACTTTCCATCGTTGCATGAATTTCTGAAACATGATATTAACTGGCAGCACAGGAAAAATGAAATTTGTTACATCGGTGGAATCACTGCTATCAGGGGAATCCGGGAAATGGTAAAATCAATGGAGGAATGCGATACTAAATTGCATTTGGGAGGTGAATTTTCCCCACGTTCCCTTCGTGATGAAGTCGGGTCTTTCAATGGATGGAAAAAAGTGCAGGAATACGGGTTCATGAATCGCGAACAGGTGAAGTCAGTGCTAAGCATTTGTAAAGCAGGATTGGTTTTGCTTCATCCAACTGAAAATTATGTGGAGGCATATCCTGTTAAAATGTTTGAATACATGGCCGCTGGTATTCCGGTGATTGCTTCCGATTTTACATTCTGGAAAGAAATTATTGACACCTTTCAATGCGGTATCTGCGTTGATCCTTTAAACACAAAGAGCATTGCTGATGCAATAAACTATTTGTTGTCTAACGATGACGCTGCGCTTCAGATGGGAATAAACGGACGCAAAGCTATTGAAAGCACTTTCAACTGGGAACAGGAAGAGAAAAAACTGATTTCCATCTACAGGCAACTCCTGAATCCATCCTGA